A genomic stretch from Candidatus Thiothrix anitrata includes:
- a CDS encoding reverse transcriptase domain-containing protein, producing MLGKDEVLEQVLHPDVMDEAWRRVRTEHTPWSKGVDRDQLEQHLLRHILRLLEDLRSNRYRPEPLRQFTVPKTDGSKRVISAQYLRDKLLQRAILIVLEPKAERLFHADSYAYRPNRGVYDALKKARERIGCGLDWLVDADIRSFFDQIPQTPLKKKLKGFVDDRALLKIIDLWLKQGAHHTSLLGSDRGISQGAILSPLMCNLYLHDFDIALEKANIPFVRYADDFLLFTSSKALAEKALDHVRGILAKLDLELHSGKTRVARSSPELVFLGERLPNPKQ from the coding sequence ATGCTGGGTAAAGACGAAGTGTTGGAACAGGTGCTACACCCGGATGTGATGGATGAGGCGTGGCGGCGGGTTCGCACGGAACATACGCCCTGGTCAAAGGGGGTTGACCGTGACCAGTTGGAGCAACATTTGCTGCGGCATATTTTGCGGCTGCTGGAGGATTTGCGGAGCAACCGTTACCGCCCTGAGCCATTGCGCCAATTCACTGTGCCCAAAACGGATGGAAGCAAACGGGTGATCTCGGCGCAATACTTGCGGGATAAGCTGCTGCAACGGGCGATTTTGATTGTGCTGGAGCCGAAGGCAGAACGCTTGTTCCATGCCGACAGTTACGCTTATCGCCCTAACCGGGGTGTTTATGATGCGTTGAAAAAGGCGCGGGAGCGAATTGGTTGTGGGCTTGATTGGCTGGTGGATGCAGACATCCGCAGTTTCTTTGACCAAATTCCGCAGACACCGTTGAAGAAAAAGCTCAAAGGGTTTGTGGATGACCGTGCTTTATTGAAAATCATAGATTTGTGGCTGAAACAGGGTGCGCACCACACCAGTTTGTTGGGGAGTGACCGTGGGATTTCGCAAGGGGCGATTTTGTCGCCGCTGATGTGTAATTTGTACTTGCACGATTTTGACATTGCGCTGGAAAAGGCTAATATACCGTTTGTGCGGTATGCAGATGATTTTCTGTTGTTTACATCAAGCAAGGCATTAGCGGAGAAGGCACTGGATCATGTTCGTGGCATTTTGGCAAAACTGGATTTGGAATTGCATAGCGGGAAAACCCGTGTGGCGCGTTCCAGCCCTGAATTGGTGTTCCTTGGGGAACGCTTGCCGAATCCGAAGCAGTGA
- the cas1 gene encoding CRISPR-associated endonuclease Cas1, whose amino-acid sequence MLMVLDRSELTVRLVDGVVQVYHGESLLQRAATNLLEMLVVYGNPLVESSVWRALAQAGVPAVILASRGMQTTALLAEGLATQLPARRLQYACAESDVLAVQLARWVLVRKVLSYQLPFLVLEPHLDSVLAGRFRETQQQQLGKLHQAQSVDVFLGLEGIMSREWFQLLAAVLPEQWKFTGRNRQPPRDPLNALLSLGYTLALADIRQMVIAEGFDPAFGFLHQPYPAREALALDVLEIFRSGVDLFALNLLAELTPESFYYRESEGCRLSKAARPLFYREWAIYRDNWPRPLAGNRGGQLETAPLQEQVRGQLRLLRQVLEEVKDAG is encoded by the coding sequence ATGTTAATGGTACTCGACCGCAGTGAATTGACGGTGCGTTTGGTGGATGGCGTGGTGCAGGTTTATCACGGGGAAAGCCTGCTGCAACGTGCTGCCACCAACTTGCTGGAAATGCTGGTGGTGTATGGCAACCCGCTGGTGGAAAGCAGTGTGTGGCGGGCATTGGCACAAGCGGGCGTTCCTGCTGTCATCCTTGCTTCACGCGGGATGCAAACGACGGCGTTATTGGCGGAAGGGTTGGCAACACAATTGCCAGCCCGACGGCTGCAATATGCGTGTGCGGAAAGCGATGTGCTGGCGGTGCAGCTTGCCCGCTGGGTGTTGGTGCGCAAGGTGTTGAGCTATCAGTTGCCTTTTCTAGTATTAGAGCCGCATCTTGATAGTGTGCTTGCGGGTCGTTTTCGGGAAACCCAGCAGCAACAATTGGGCAAGCTGCATCAGGCACAGAGTGTAGATGTATTTCTGGGGCTTGAGGGAATCATGTCCCGTGAGTGGTTTCAGCTATTGGCGGCGGTGTTGCCGGAACAGTGGAAATTTACTGGGCGTAACCGTCAGCCGCCGCGTGATCCTCTGAATGCGTTGTTGTCGCTGGGGTATACCTTGGCATTGGCGGACATTCGCCAGATGGTAATTGCGGAAGGGTTTGACCCAGCATTTGGGTTTTTGCACCAGCCTTATCCGGCGCGGGAGGCGTTAGCGTTGGATGTGCTGGAGATTTTCCGTAGTGGGGTTGATTTGTTTGCACTCAACCTGTTGGCGGAACTGACCCCGGAATCGTTCTATTACCGGGAGTCGGAAGGTTGCCGTTTGAGCAAGGCGGCAAGACCGTTGTTTTATCGGGAATGGGCTATTTACCGCGATAACTGGCCTCGCCCTTTGGCTGGCAATCGTGGTGGGCAGTTGGAAACTGCACCGTTGCAGGAGCAGGTACGTGGGCAATTGCGGTTGTTGCGGCAGGTGCTGGAGGAGGTGAAAGATGCTGGGTAA